One window from the genome of Amphiprion ocellaris isolate individual 3 ecotype Okinawa chromosome 23, ASM2253959v1, whole genome shotgun sequence encodes:
- the LOC129348108 gene encoding NF-X1-type zinc finger protein NFXL1-like isoform X2, which translates to MEPVWRQQGRGRGRSQEAQGARFRPGGGRGGRTEAPHSAAPLDKFEEIRKSNQAAAQRLVESHVSSSSSDDEDDDDRERQDGKRGQILASTFTTYTNQTGGDATGLVRTGQYLSDLFQSGALTCLICIASVKRTQQVWSCCSCFSLFHLPCIQKWAKDSVFLVSSVTDDDFGQKQHPWPCPKCRAEYPPSAKPNRYMCYCGKLQDPPADPWLVPHSCGSVCQKELKPTCGHTCLLLCHPGPCPPCPKMVSVACMCGKAKPLPRRCSNKAWSCQQQCGKLLPCRQHTCSQTCHTECRPCPRVSVQSCVCGRQKAERPCSSPQWNCQQVCGFPLPCGNHACEKVCHDGVCPPCPRSVSRTCPCGKTKSSLPCTEEVMPCGDTCDRRLSCLKHTCSMRCHRGSCETCRQEVEKECRCGKHRKLMPCHKEYLCDSKCPKTRSCQRHQCRRKCCPGNCPPCDQSCGRTLGCRNHKCPSVCHQGSCYPCPENVDVRCSCGSTVLVVPCGRERSTKPPRCKEPCRCPPSCHHPTREAHRCHPGPCAPCRQPCLLPLAGCSHTCPQACHDLVLVRSQQVQLAGPWEQPTEPAFVQKALPCPPCQVPIPTSCFGEHEVSPVPCHRQGRFSCGRPCGRPLTCGNHTCSRECHLVTDGNKCEVCEEGCSKPRPPGCPHPCPRSCHRDDCPPCSQMIRQRCHCKISILYVECMILTAADDQTKVKLSSCNNQCPKELSCGHRCKQVCHPGECEDRCQQKVKLRCPCRRIKKELQCCVSAQCVVQCDDTCRDQQRRVSHMKEAEQRAAQEEEQKKLQEELEAFEKRQQRGGRRGKKRGRRGDADGEQGRRGGWGWSLAFIIIPLGGALLSAAAFYLLNTA; encoded by the exons ATGGAGCCAGTCTGGCGACAGCAGGGCCGTGGTCGGGGGCGGAGCCAGGAGGCTCAGGGCGCCAGATTTCGACCCGGCGGTGGACGAGGAGGGAGGACTGAAGCTCCACACA GCGCCGCCCCGCTGGACAAATTCGAGGAGATCCGGAAGTCCAACCAGGCCGCGGCTCAGCGATTGGTCGAGAGCCAcgtcagctcctcctcctccgacgATGAAGATGACGACGACAGAGAGCGTCAGGACGGGAAGAGAGGGCAGATCCTGGCGTCTACCTTCACCACCTACACCAACCAGACAG gTGGGGACGCCACAGGTCTGGTCCGGACCGGTCAGTACCTCAGCGACCTGTTCCAGTCTGGAGCCCTCACCTGTCTGATCTGCATCGCCTCGGTCAAGAGGACGCAGCAG gtgtggagctgctgcagctgtttctctctcttccacCTGCCCTGCATCCAGAAATGGGCCAAAGACTCGGTGTTCCTGGTGTCCTCTGTTACTGATGATGACTTCGGGCAAAAACAGCATCCGTGGCCCTg CCCAAAGTGTCGGGCAGAATATCCACCCAGCGCTAAGCCCAACAG GTACATGTGCTACTGTGGGAAGCTGCAGGATCCTCCGGCCGACCCCTGGCTGGTTCCTCACTCTTGTGGGTCGGTCTGTCAGAAGGAGCTCAAACCCACCTGTGGACACACCTGCCTGCTGCTCTGTCACCCCG GTCCATGCCCTCCGTGTCCTAAGATGGTGTCCGTGGCCTGTATGTGTGGGAAAGCTAAGCCCCTCCCCCGTCGCTGCAGCAACAAG GCCTGGTCAtgtcagcagcagtgtggaaaGTTGTTGCCCTGCAGACAGCACACCTGTTCACAGACCTGCCACACAG AATGCCGTCCCTGTCCCAGAGTCAGCGTTCAGAGTTGTGTTTGTGGCCGACAGAAGGCAGAGCGACCCTGTTCCAGCCCTCAGTGGAACTGTCAGCAG GTGTGTGGATTTCCCCTGCCGTGTGGAAATCACGCCTGTGAGAAGGTTTGTCACGATGGAGTTTGTCCTCCGTGTCCTCGGTCCGTCAGCAGAACGTGTCCCTGCGGCAAGACCA agtCGTCTCTGCCGTGTACAGAGGAAGTGATGCCGTGTGGCGACACCTGCGACCGCCGTCTGTCATGTCTAAAACACACCTGTTCAATGAGGTGTCACCGAGGAAGCTGTGAGACCtgcagacag GAGGTGGAGAAGGAGTGCAGGTGTGGTAAACACAGGAAGCTGATGCCCTGTCATAAGGAATACCTGTGTGACTCCAAATGTCCAAAAACCAGAAGCTGCCAGAGACACCAGTGTAGGAGGAAG TGTTGCCCCGGTAACTGCCCCCCATGTGACCAGAGCTGTGGTCGAACTCTGGGATGTCGAAACCACAAGTGTCCTTCAGTCTGTCACCAAG GCAGCTGCTACCCGTGTCCGGAGAACGTGGACGTCCGGTGTTCCTGCGGTTCCACGGTTCTGGTCGTACCGTGTGGTCGAGAACGAAGCACCAAACCTCCTCGCTGCAAAGAACCCTGCAG GTGCCCCCCGTCCTGCCACCACCCCACCAGGGAGGCCCACCGCTGCCACCCCGGGCCCTGCGCCCCCTGTAGGCAACCCTGCTTACTGCCGCTGGCCGGCTGCAGCCACACCTGTCCACAGGCCTGCCACGACCTGGTTCTGGTCCGATCCCAGCAG gtcCAGCTAGCCGGTCCGTGGGAGCAGCCCACTGAACCAGCGTTTGTCCAGAAAGCTCTTCCCTGTCCGCCATGCCAAGTCCCCATACCAAC gAGCTGCTTTGGAGAACATGAG GTCAGTCCGGTGCCGTGCCACCGTCAAGGTCGATTCTCCTGCGGACGACCTTGTGGACGACCTCTGACCTGTGGAAACCACACCTGCAGCAGGGAGTGTCACCTGGTTACCGACGGCAACAAG tgtgaaGTGTGCGAGGAGGGCTGCAGTAAGCCCCGCCCCCCAGGCTGCCCCCACCCCTGCCCCCGCTCCTGTCACCGTGACGACTGCCCGCCTTGCAGCCAGATGATTCGCCAGCGCTGCCACTGCAAGATCAGCATCCTCTATGTGGAGTGCAT GATCCTGACAGCAGCTGATGACCAGACGAAGGTGAAGCTGAGTTCCTGTAACAACCAGTGTCCTAAAGAG CTGAGCTGTGGCCATCGCTGTAAGCAGGTGTGTCATCCAGGTGAGTGTGAGGACAGGTGTCAGCAGAAGGTGAAGCTGCGATGCCCCTGCAGGAGGATCAAGAAG gagctGCAGTGTTGTGTGTCGGCTCAGTGTGTTGTTCAGTGTGACGACACCTGCAGAGACCAGCAGAGGAGAGTCAGCCAC atgaagGAGGCGGAGCAGAGAGCAGctcaggaggaggagcagaagaaaCTTCAG gaggagctggaggcctTTGAGAAGCGGCAgcagagaggggggaggaggggcaagaagagggggaggaggggggatgcCGACGGCGAGCAGGGGAGAAGGGGCGGCTGGGGGTGGAGCTTAGCCTTCATCATCATCCCGCTGGGCGGAGCTTTACTGTCTGCCGCCGCATTCTACCTGCTGAACACAGCCTGA
- the LOC129348108 gene encoding NF-X1-type zinc finger protein NFXL1-like isoform X1 — MEPVWRQQGRGRGRSQEAQGARFRPGGGRGGRTEAPHSAAPLDKFEEIRKSNQAAAQRLVESHVSSSSSDDEDDDDRERQDGKRGQILASTFTTYTNQTGGDATGLVRTGQYLSDLFQSGALTCLICIASVKRTQQVWSCCSCFSLFHLPCIQKWAKDSVFLVSSVTDDDFGQKQHPWPCPKCRAEYPPSAKPNRYMCYCGKLQDPPADPWLVPHSCGSVCQKELKPTCGHTCLLLCHPGPCPPCPKMVSVACMCGKAKPLPRRCSNKAWSCQQQCGKLLPCRQHTCSQTCHTECRPCPRVSVQSCVCGRQKAERPCSSPQWNCQQVCGFPLPCGNHACEKVCHDGVCPPCPRSVSRTCPCGKTKSSLPCTEEVMPCGDTCDRRLSCLKHTCSMRCHRGSCETCRQEVEKECRCGKHRKLMPCHKEYLCDSKCPKTRSCQRHQCRRKCCPGNCPPCDQSCGRTLGCRNHKCPSVCHQGSCYPCPENVDVRCSCGSTVLVVPCGRERSTKPPRCKEPCRCPPSCHHPTREAHRCHPGPCAPCRQPCLLPLAGCSHTCPQACHDLVLVRSQQVQLAGPWEQPTEPAFVQKALPCPPCQVPIPTSCFGEHEVSPVPCHRQGRFSCGRPCGRPLTCGNHTCSRECHLVTDGNKCEVCEEGCSKPRPPGCPHPCPRSCHRDDCPPCSQMIRQRCHCKISILYVECMILTAADDQTKVKLSSCNNQCPKELSCGHRCKQVCHPGECEDRCQQKVKLRCPCRRIKKELQCCVSAQCVVQCDDTCRDQQRRVSHMKEAEQRAAQEEEQKKLQRIQTDCRFSLQEELEAFEKRQQRGGRRGKKRGRRGDADGEQGRRGGWGWSLAFIIIPLGGALLSAAAFYLLNTA, encoded by the exons ATGGAGCCAGTCTGGCGACAGCAGGGCCGTGGTCGGGGGCGGAGCCAGGAGGCTCAGGGCGCCAGATTTCGACCCGGCGGTGGACGAGGAGGGAGGACTGAAGCTCCACACA GCGCCGCCCCGCTGGACAAATTCGAGGAGATCCGGAAGTCCAACCAGGCCGCGGCTCAGCGATTGGTCGAGAGCCAcgtcagctcctcctcctccgacgATGAAGATGACGACGACAGAGAGCGTCAGGACGGGAAGAGAGGGCAGATCCTGGCGTCTACCTTCACCACCTACACCAACCAGACAG gTGGGGACGCCACAGGTCTGGTCCGGACCGGTCAGTACCTCAGCGACCTGTTCCAGTCTGGAGCCCTCACCTGTCTGATCTGCATCGCCTCGGTCAAGAGGACGCAGCAG gtgtggagctgctgcagctgtttctctctcttccacCTGCCCTGCATCCAGAAATGGGCCAAAGACTCGGTGTTCCTGGTGTCCTCTGTTACTGATGATGACTTCGGGCAAAAACAGCATCCGTGGCCCTg CCCAAAGTGTCGGGCAGAATATCCACCCAGCGCTAAGCCCAACAG GTACATGTGCTACTGTGGGAAGCTGCAGGATCCTCCGGCCGACCCCTGGCTGGTTCCTCACTCTTGTGGGTCGGTCTGTCAGAAGGAGCTCAAACCCACCTGTGGACACACCTGCCTGCTGCTCTGTCACCCCG GTCCATGCCCTCCGTGTCCTAAGATGGTGTCCGTGGCCTGTATGTGTGGGAAAGCTAAGCCCCTCCCCCGTCGCTGCAGCAACAAG GCCTGGTCAtgtcagcagcagtgtggaaaGTTGTTGCCCTGCAGACAGCACACCTGTTCACAGACCTGCCACACAG AATGCCGTCCCTGTCCCAGAGTCAGCGTTCAGAGTTGTGTTTGTGGCCGACAGAAGGCAGAGCGACCCTGTTCCAGCCCTCAGTGGAACTGTCAGCAG GTGTGTGGATTTCCCCTGCCGTGTGGAAATCACGCCTGTGAGAAGGTTTGTCACGATGGAGTTTGTCCTCCGTGTCCTCGGTCCGTCAGCAGAACGTGTCCCTGCGGCAAGACCA agtCGTCTCTGCCGTGTACAGAGGAAGTGATGCCGTGTGGCGACACCTGCGACCGCCGTCTGTCATGTCTAAAACACACCTGTTCAATGAGGTGTCACCGAGGAAGCTGTGAGACCtgcagacag GAGGTGGAGAAGGAGTGCAGGTGTGGTAAACACAGGAAGCTGATGCCCTGTCATAAGGAATACCTGTGTGACTCCAAATGTCCAAAAACCAGAAGCTGCCAGAGACACCAGTGTAGGAGGAAG TGTTGCCCCGGTAACTGCCCCCCATGTGACCAGAGCTGTGGTCGAACTCTGGGATGTCGAAACCACAAGTGTCCTTCAGTCTGTCACCAAG GCAGCTGCTACCCGTGTCCGGAGAACGTGGACGTCCGGTGTTCCTGCGGTTCCACGGTTCTGGTCGTACCGTGTGGTCGAGAACGAAGCACCAAACCTCCTCGCTGCAAAGAACCCTGCAG GTGCCCCCCGTCCTGCCACCACCCCACCAGGGAGGCCCACCGCTGCCACCCCGGGCCCTGCGCCCCCTGTAGGCAACCCTGCTTACTGCCGCTGGCCGGCTGCAGCCACACCTGTCCACAGGCCTGCCACGACCTGGTTCTGGTCCGATCCCAGCAG gtcCAGCTAGCCGGTCCGTGGGAGCAGCCCACTGAACCAGCGTTTGTCCAGAAAGCTCTTCCCTGTCCGCCATGCCAAGTCCCCATACCAAC gAGCTGCTTTGGAGAACATGAG GTCAGTCCGGTGCCGTGCCACCGTCAAGGTCGATTCTCCTGCGGACGACCTTGTGGACGACCTCTGACCTGTGGAAACCACACCTGCAGCAGGGAGTGTCACCTGGTTACCGACGGCAACAAG tgtgaaGTGTGCGAGGAGGGCTGCAGTAAGCCCCGCCCCCCAGGCTGCCCCCACCCCTGCCCCCGCTCCTGTCACCGTGACGACTGCCCGCCTTGCAGCCAGATGATTCGCCAGCGCTGCCACTGCAAGATCAGCATCCTCTATGTGGAGTGCAT GATCCTGACAGCAGCTGATGACCAGACGAAGGTGAAGCTGAGTTCCTGTAACAACCAGTGTCCTAAAGAG CTGAGCTGTGGCCATCGCTGTAAGCAGGTGTGTCATCCAGGTGAGTGTGAGGACAGGTGTCAGCAGAAGGTGAAGCTGCGATGCCCCTGCAGGAGGATCAAGAAG gagctGCAGTGTTGTGTGTCGGCTCAGTGTGTTGTTCAGTGTGACGACACCTGCAGAGACCAGCAGAGGAGAGTCAGCCAC atgaagGAGGCGGAGCAGAGAGCAGctcaggaggaggagcagaagaaaCTTCAG AGGATCCAGACTGACTGCAGGTTCTCCttgcaggaggagctggaggcctTTGAGAAGCGGCAgcagagaggggggaggaggggcaagaagagggggaggaggggggatgcCGACGGCGAGCAGGGGAGAAGGGGCGGCTGGGGGTGGAGCTTAGCCTTCATCATCATCCCGCTGGGCGGAGCTTTACTGTCTGCCGCCGCATTCTACCTGCTGAACACAGCCTGA
- the LOC129348108 gene encoding NF-X1-type zinc finger protein NFXL1-like isoform X3: MMTSGKNSIRGPAQSVGQNIHPALSPTGTCATVGSCRILRPTPGWFLTLVGRSVRRSSNPPVDTPACCSVTPVHALRVLRWCPWPVCVGKLSPSPVAAATRPGHVSSSVESCCPADSTPVHRPATQVLNVSSCPSECRPCPRVSVQSCVCGRQKAERPCSSPQWNCQQVCGFPLPCGNHACEKVCHDGVCPPCPRSVSRTCPCGKTKSSLPCTEEVMPCGDTCDRRLSCLKHTCSMRCHRGSCETCRQEVEKECRCGKHRKLMPCHKEYLCDSKCPKTRSCQRHQCRRKCCPGNCPPCDQSCGRTLGCRNHKCPSVCHQGSCYPCPENVDVRCSCGSTVLVVPCGRERSTKPPRCKEPCRCPPSCHHPTREAHRCHPGPCAPCRQPCLLPLAGCSHTCPQACHDLVLVRSQQVQLAGPWEQPTEPAFVQKALPCPPCQVPIPTSCFGEHEVSPVPCHRQGRFSCGRPCGRPLTCGNHTCSRECHLVTDGNKCEVCEEGCSKPRPPGCPHPCPRSCHRDDCPPCSQMIRQRCHCKISILYVECMILTAADDQTKVKLSSCNNQCPKELSCGHRCKQVCHPGECEDRCQQKVKLRCPCRRIKKELQCCVSAQCVVQCDDTCRDQQRRVSHMKEAEQRAAQEEEQKKLQRIQTDCRFSLQEELEAFEKRQQRGGRRGKKRGRRGDADGEQGRRGGWGWSLAFIIIPLGGALLSAAAFYLLNTA, encoded by the exons ATGATGACTTCGGGCAAAAACAGCATCCGTGGCCCTg CCCAAAGTGTCGGGCAGAATATCCACCCAGCGCTAAGCCCAACAG GTACATGTGCTACTGTGGGAAGCTGCAGGATCCTCCGGCCGACCCCTGGCTGGTTCCTCACTCTTGTGGGTCGGTCTGTCAGAAGGAGCTCAAACCCACCTGTGGACACACCTGCCTGCTGCTCTGTCACCCCG GTCCATGCCCTCCGTGTCCTAAGATGGTGTCCGTGGCCTGTATGTGTGGGAAAGCTAAGCCCCTCCCCCGTCGCTGCAGCAACAAG GCCTGGTCAtgtcagcagcagtgtggaaaGTTGTTGCCCTGCAGACAGCACACCTGTTCACAGACCTGCCACACAG GTGTTGAATGTGTCTTCCTGTCCGTCAGAATGCCGTCCCTGTCCCAGAGTCAGCGTTCAGAGTTGTGTTTGTGGCCGACAGAAGGCAGAGCGACCCTGTTCCAGCCCTCAGTGGAACTGTCAGCAG GTGTGTGGATTTCCCCTGCCGTGTGGAAATCACGCCTGTGAGAAGGTTTGTCACGATGGAGTTTGTCCTCCGTGTCCTCGGTCCGTCAGCAGAACGTGTCCCTGCGGCAAGACCA agtCGTCTCTGCCGTGTACAGAGGAAGTGATGCCGTGTGGCGACACCTGCGACCGCCGTCTGTCATGTCTAAAACACACCTGTTCAATGAGGTGTCACCGAGGAAGCTGTGAGACCtgcagacag GAGGTGGAGAAGGAGTGCAGGTGTGGTAAACACAGGAAGCTGATGCCCTGTCATAAGGAATACCTGTGTGACTCCAAATGTCCAAAAACCAGAAGCTGCCAGAGACACCAGTGTAGGAGGAAG TGTTGCCCCGGTAACTGCCCCCCATGTGACCAGAGCTGTGGTCGAACTCTGGGATGTCGAAACCACAAGTGTCCTTCAGTCTGTCACCAAG GCAGCTGCTACCCGTGTCCGGAGAACGTGGACGTCCGGTGTTCCTGCGGTTCCACGGTTCTGGTCGTACCGTGTGGTCGAGAACGAAGCACCAAACCTCCTCGCTGCAAAGAACCCTGCAG GTGCCCCCCGTCCTGCCACCACCCCACCAGGGAGGCCCACCGCTGCCACCCCGGGCCCTGCGCCCCCTGTAGGCAACCCTGCTTACTGCCGCTGGCCGGCTGCAGCCACACCTGTCCACAGGCCTGCCACGACCTGGTTCTGGTCCGATCCCAGCAG gtcCAGCTAGCCGGTCCGTGGGAGCAGCCCACTGAACCAGCGTTTGTCCAGAAAGCTCTTCCCTGTCCGCCATGCCAAGTCCCCATACCAAC gAGCTGCTTTGGAGAACATGAG GTCAGTCCGGTGCCGTGCCACCGTCAAGGTCGATTCTCCTGCGGACGACCTTGTGGACGACCTCTGACCTGTGGAAACCACACCTGCAGCAGGGAGTGTCACCTGGTTACCGACGGCAACAAG tgtgaaGTGTGCGAGGAGGGCTGCAGTAAGCCCCGCCCCCCAGGCTGCCCCCACCCCTGCCCCCGCTCCTGTCACCGTGACGACTGCCCGCCTTGCAGCCAGATGATTCGCCAGCGCTGCCACTGCAAGATCAGCATCCTCTATGTGGAGTGCAT GATCCTGACAGCAGCTGATGACCAGACGAAGGTGAAGCTGAGTTCCTGTAACAACCAGTGTCCTAAAGAG CTGAGCTGTGGCCATCGCTGTAAGCAGGTGTGTCATCCAGGTGAGTGTGAGGACAGGTGTCAGCAGAAGGTGAAGCTGCGATGCCCCTGCAGGAGGATCAAGAAG gagctGCAGTGTTGTGTGTCGGCTCAGTGTGTTGTTCAGTGTGACGACACCTGCAGAGACCAGCAGAGGAGAGTCAGCCAC atgaagGAGGCGGAGCAGAGAGCAGctcaggaggaggagcagaagaaaCTTCAG AGGATCCAGACTGACTGCAGGTTCTCCttgcaggaggagctggaggcctTTGAGAAGCGGCAgcagagaggggggaggaggggcaagaagagggggaggaggggggatgcCGACGGCGAGCAGGGGAGAAGGGGCGGCTGGGGGTGGAGCTTAGCCTTCATCATCATCCCGCTGGGCGGAGCTTTACTGTCTGCCGCCGCATTCTACCTGCTGAACACAGCCTGA